The following proteins come from a genomic window of Paenibacillus sp. CAA11:
- a CDS encoding phosphotransferase family protein yields the protein MDKWEQIVSADGYLIPYNLSFRESLYQGMNGRHVERFKLASDAETSYIFKPVTQVGQAEREVWVYENVLPLLPKIYPRLLARSLDPAAGWMIYEDLGHLSHDHGPEDLNAVIEAMAQWHRLPTDSWIGARLVPPKPRVEAMAGELLQQEAKVAGFMKELHLPGRLLGDIAEISSGLGRNHVPLVLSHGDLHAGNYTRIEGRLYVLDWEHVHLNTPYWDLYHVLDMSHPIFPRKAPLTHKVRDRLLRRYWQLYVPRSSDASGRIFAREYYLFAMVFSLWMLLLIDKDLSHGGGPWSSDQLRIQQEETKYSLRSCARSLMESDKAASGGKNNEAAG from the coding sequence ATGGATAAATGGGAACAAATCGTCTCCGCAGATGGTTATTTGATACCGTACAACCTGAGCTTCAGGGAGTCATTGTACCAAGGGATGAACGGAAGACATGTGGAACGGTTCAAATTGGCGTCCGATGCAGAGACAAGCTATATCTTTAAGCCGGTCACGCAGGTGGGGCAGGCGGAGCGGGAAGTCTGGGTATATGAAAATGTGCTTCCCTTGCTTCCGAAGATTTACCCGAGACTGCTGGCGAGGTCCTTAGATCCGGCGGCAGGCTGGATGATCTATGAGGATCTCGGGCACCTAAGTCATGATCATGGGCCCGAAGATCTGAACGCCGTAATAGAGGCGATGGCTCAGTGGCACCGCCTGCCAACGGATAGCTGGATAGGTGCAAGACTTGTTCCGCCCAAGCCAAGGGTTGAGGCCATGGCGGGCGAGCTGCTCCAGCAGGAAGCCAAGGTAGCGGGCTTCATGAAAGAGCTGCATTTGCCGGGGCGGTTGCTGGGTGATATTGCTGAAATTAGTTCAGGATTAGGTAGGAACCATGTTCCCTTGGTTCTGTCGCATGGAGATCTTCATGCAGGCAACTACACAAGAATAGAGGGGCGGCTGTATGTGCTCGATTGGGAGCATGTACATCTGAACACGCCCTATTGGGATTTGTATCATGTGCTGGACATGTCTCATCCCATCTTTCCGCGTAAGGCTCCGCTGACCCACAAGGTGAGAGACCGGCTGCTGCGGAGGTATTGGCAGCTGTATGTACCTCGCAGCAGTGATGCATCCGGCCGTATATTTGCCAGGGAATATTATCTATTTGCCATGGTATTCTCGCTGTGGATGCTCTTGCTGATCGACAAGGACCTCTCTCACGGAGGAGGACCCTGGTCTTCGGATCAGCTTCGGATACAGCAGGAGGAGACAAAATATAGCCTGCGGAGCTGCGCCCGCAGCTTGATGGAAAGCGACAAGGCGGCTTCTGGCGGTAAGAATAATGAAGCTGCTGGATAA
- the yfcE gene encoding phosphodiesterase, translating into MKLMLISDIHGSAAWLRRALEKADEEQPDYLIMVGDYLYHGPRNPLPDGYDPKEAIHLLNSRKERIIAVRGNCDSEVDQMMLEFPMMGDYAVVLDEGRRIFVTHGHLHSMDQLPPLKAGDVFVQGHTHVPVAEKQEGIYLVNPGSITLPKENYPPSYGILHAGKAEIKSFEGKVIKSITFDE; encoded by the coding sequence ATGAAGCTTATGCTGATCTCAGACATTCACGGCTCGGCAGCTTGGCTGCGCAGGGCATTGGAGAAGGCGGACGAAGAGCAGCCTGATTACTTGATTATGGTAGGGGATTATTTATACCATGGACCGCGCAATCCGCTGCCTGACGGATATGACCCCAAAGAGGCAATCCATTTGTTGAACTCACGCAAAGAGCGGATTATAGCGGTTAGAGGCAATTGTGATTCCGAAGTGGATCAGATGATGCTTGAGTTTCCAATGATGGGCGACTATGCTGTGGTGCTGGATGAAGGCCGGCGCATCTTTGTTACACATGGTCATCTGCACAGCATGGACCAGCTGCCGCCGCTGAAGGCGGGGGATGTGTTTGTGCAGGGGCATACCCATGTGCCCGTTGCAGAGAAGCAGGAAGGAATTTATCTGGTGAATCCCGGTTCGATCACTTTGCCCAAAGAGAACTATCCACCGTCCTACGGCATTCTGCATGCGGGCAAGGCGGAGATTAAGAGCTTTGAAGGTAAAGTGATCAAGAGCATTACATTTGATGAATAG
- a CDS encoding glycosyltransferase: MSKVGLVMRKIQFTEAQGPRVFAERLQAIGRELGVEIVFISPERHVSGHDWLPGYEHEKGDLVNYDIVLDQIYAQGIEHVIYTVSGFTFLKMFIKNSVLFPHSFPDPALTGYEMMKPFYTMVDKAVVQTDFLKRQLASQFGVTDTTVIPIGFSESLAEKHFDPSQVVENRILWIGRDEENRRPDLVLEYARRNPDKEVFMVFGGERYRESTKKYDIPGNVKLRFALTQSQVFELMNSAKVYWSCSKFDTFAMPLTEALAMGKIVVKPEHPCYDHISSSHAFAGNEKNWFELVNMAAASPRSWSAENRDYAFEKFSSRVMKEGYQSFFSSWLSTTR; this comes from the coding sequence ATGAGCAAAGTTGGATTAGTAATGCGAAAAATTCAGTTCACGGAGGCCCAAGGCCCTAGGGTATTTGCAGAACGGTTACAGGCAATTGGCCGTGAGCTGGGTGTAGAGATTGTATTCATTTCTCCTGAAAGACATGTAAGCGGCCATGACTGGCTGCCAGGCTATGAGCATGAGAAGGGTGACCTCGTAAACTACGATATTGTGCTGGACCAGATTTATGCGCAAGGAATTGAGCATGTTATATACACGGTGTCTGGTTTTACCTTTTTGAAGATGTTTATCAAGAATAGCGTCCTCTTCCCGCACAGCTTTCCCGACCCGGCCCTAACCGGGTATGAAATGATGAAGCCGTTCTACACGATGGTAGATAAGGCGGTCGTGCAAACTGACTTTCTGAAGCGGCAGCTCGCCTCCCAGTTCGGGGTGACAGACACCACGGTTATACCTATAGGCTTCAGTGAGAGCCTGGCGGAGAAGCACTTCGACCCCAGTCAGGTTGTAGAAAACAGAATTCTGTGGATCGGCAGGGATGAAGAGAACCGCCGCCCCGATCTGGTGCTGGAATATGCACGGCGCAACCCAGACAAGGAAGTGTTTATGGTGTTTGGGGGCGAAAGATACAGGGAGAGCACTAAGAAATATGATATTCCCGGCAATGTGAAGCTGCGCTTCGCGTTAACCCAGTCTCAGGTGTTCGAGCTGATGAACTCGGCCAAGGTATATTGGAGCTGCTCCAAATTCGATACCTTCGCGATGCCGCTTACCGAAGCGCTCGCCATGGGGAAGATTGTTGTGAAGCCGGAACATCCTTGTTATGACCATATCAGCTCCAGCCATGCCTTTGCAGGGAATGAGAAGAACTGGTTCGAGCTGGTGAATATGGCGGCTGCTTCTCCGCGGAGTTGGTCTGCCGAGAACCGGGACTATGCCTTTGAGAAATTCTCCAGCCGCGTCATGAAGGAGGGCTACCAAAGCTTCTTCAGCTCTTGGTTAAGCACAACCAGATAA
- a CDS encoding agmatine deiminase family protein: MKPAEQNYSMPPEWAPHERTFISWPVQESMVYPEDYEAVCGGYLELIRAIAEFEPVSVVVNPSDVSRVRALFTEDNIEILPVEHSDAWLRDNGPTFLVNEQGERAGVNWIFNAWGGKYEPWDLDDHVAPQLLSRFGIKQFDAPLVMEGGSFHVDGEGTLITTEECLLNDNRNPEMTREQIEAALKDYLNVQKIIWLKRGLSGDETDGHVDNVACFAQPGKVLMQVCDDPTDENYEITRENLNILNTAVDAKGRPLEVIPIQQPPMASHNDSRLTLSYLNFYFVNGGIILPVFGGAAEAADRLAAQVLQETFPDRRIRTVNGMAVIREGGNVHCTTQQMPAGNAV; this comes from the coding sequence ATGAAACCAGCAGAGCAGAATTACAGTATGCCGCCGGAATGGGCTCCGCATGAGCGCACCTTCATCTCCTGGCCTGTTCAGGAATCCATGGTGTATCCGGAGGATTATGAAGCCGTCTGTGGCGGCTACCTGGAATTGATTCGGGCGATTGCCGAATTCGAACCGGTATCTGTAGTGGTGAACCCGTCCGATGTGTCCCGGGTGCGCGCGTTGTTTACGGAAGACAACATTGAGATTCTGCCGGTGGAGCACAGCGATGCTTGGCTTCGTGATAACGGCCCTACCTTTCTGGTGAACGAGCAGGGGGAGCGTGCCGGGGTGAATTGGATTTTCAACGCTTGGGGCGGTAAATACGAGCCGTGGGACCTGGATGATCATGTTGCCCCGCAGCTGCTCAGCCGCTTTGGCATCAAGCAGTTCGATGCTCCGCTTGTGATGGAGGGCGGGTCTTTCCATGTGGATGGGGAAGGCACGCTGATTACCACAGAAGAATGTCTGCTCAATGACAATCGGAACCCGGAAATGACCCGGGAGCAGATTGAAGCTGCGCTTAAGGATTACCTGAATGTGCAGAAGATCATCTGGCTAAAGCGCGGTTTAAGCGGGGATGAGACGGACGGTCATGTCGACAATGTTGCCTGCTTCGCGCAGCCGGGCAAGGTTCTGATGCAGGTTTGTGATGATCCTACGGATGAGAATTATGAGATTACACGGGAGAATTTGAATATTCTGAACACGGCTGTGGATGCTAAAGGGCGTCCGCTTGAGGTGATCCCGATTCAGCAGCCGCCGATGGCGAGCCATAATGACTCGCGTCTGACGCTCAGCTATTTGAATTTCTACTTTGTTAACGGGGGGATTATCCTTCCTGTATTCGGCGGAGCCGCAGAGGCTGCAGACCGCCTTGCAGCACAAGTGCTTCAAGAGACCTTCCCGGATCGCCGGATTCGCACAGTGAACGGGATGGCAGTGATCCGCGAGGGCGGGAACGTGCACTGCACCACCCAGCAGATGCCTGCAGGGAATGCTGTGTAA
- a CDS encoding formate/nitrite transporter family protein: METESLFKVEELALKKHKIFKQSWIRYLARSMLASMFIGFGVIVAFKTGNFFYLEHSPLTYPMAAITFGAAIILIAYGGGDLFTGNTFYYTYAALRKRLGWGEVLKLWGSSYLGNIFGASAFALLIFLTGLFNDSSVNGFLLSVVEHKMHAPTMELFFRAILCNWLVCLAFFIPMSLQGDGAKMFAMMLFVFCFFISGYEHSIANMCTFAIALVLNHPGTISFEGVVYNLIPVTLGNLVGGVLLMGFMYYFVNKPFLDEEQSRNKLH, from the coding sequence ATGGAGACAGAATCTTTATTTAAAGTTGAGGAGCTGGCTTTAAAGAAGCACAAAATTTTCAAGCAAAGCTGGATTCGTTATCTCGCGCGCTCTATGCTGGCCAGTATGTTTATTGGCTTCGGCGTCATCGTGGCCTTTAAGACAGGCAACTTTTTCTATTTAGAGCACTCCCCGCTGACCTATCCAATGGCAGCCATAACATTTGGGGCGGCCATAATTCTGATCGCTTACGGCGGTGGAGACCTGTTTACCGGGAACACCTTTTATTATACTTATGCTGCGCTGCGCAAACGGCTGGGCTGGGGAGAGGTGCTCAAGCTGTGGGGCTCAAGCTATTTAGGGAATATCTTTGGTGCGTCGGCCTTTGCACTGTTGATCTTCTTAACCGGGCTTTTCAATGATTCGTCGGTTAACGGCTTTCTCTTAAGTGTTGTGGAGCATAAAATGCATGCACCGACTATGGAGCTCTTCTTCCGGGCGATTCTCTGTAATTGGCTTGTCTGCCTGGCGTTCTTCATTCCGATGTCGCTCCAGGGCGACGGGGCGAAGATGTTCGCCATGATGCTGTTCGTGTTCTGCTTTTTCATATCGGGATATGAACACAGCATCGCCAACATGTGCACATTTGCCATTGCGCTTGTGCTGAATCATCCGGGCACGATCTCCTTCGAAGGCGTGGTGTACAACCTGATTCCGGTAACTCTCGGCAATCTGGTTGGCGGCGTATTGCTGATGGGCTTCATGTATTATTTCGTGAACAAGCCGTTCCTGGATGAGGAGCAAAGCAGAAATAAACTTCATTAA
- a CDS encoding stalk domain-containing protein, whose translation MKRKAWMALTTSALLLLGGSAAVYGAGVIHLRINGNTPVQISANAVDGHMMVPLTEIASALGKKVKYDAKTRTAFLDDQESVIAKKAGVLEITGTKQDGMYVNLKLKHNDIVRSPGWMNMANPSYAPQIVQADLNKDGEQETVIVLNEGYGTGVYLTKAHVMDSHLIETPLEDPLIAVGRQVHMSFTKDGARLDLNGKTVTVPSSRIVSEPSYRFEAPGVGAIIRYSIQDDQLKATLPVQVSLGEFIGDLELEYGYDNGIYQVKRMTFVEDALN comes from the coding sequence TTGAAACGGAAAGCTTGGATGGCCTTAACAACTTCCGCCTTATTGCTTCTGGGCGGTTCGGCAGCTGTCTATGGAGCCGGCGTGATTCATTTGCGGATCAACGGAAATACACCTGTTCAAATTTCGGCGAATGCCGTTGATGGACATATGATGGTCCCTTTGACGGAAATCGCCTCCGCCTTGGGGAAGAAGGTTAAATATGATGCCAAGACCCGTACCGCATTTCTAGATGATCAGGAATCTGTTATTGCGAAGAAAGCAGGAGTTCTGGAAATCACCGGGACGAAGCAGGATGGTATGTATGTAAATCTCAAGCTCAAGCATAATGACATCGTGCGCAGCCCGGGATGGATGAATATGGCGAATCCCTCTTACGCGCCTCAGATTGTTCAGGCCGACCTGAATAAGGATGGTGAACAGGAGACGGTGATCGTTTTGAATGAGGGGTATGGAACAGGCGTCTATTTGACTAAAGCCCATGTGATGGATTCTCATCTCATCGAAACTCCGCTCGAGGACCCGCTGATTGCCGTTGGCAGACAAGTGCACATGAGCTTTACAAAGGATGGCGCACGCTTGGACTTGAATGGTAAGACCGTCACCGTTCCTTCCAGTCGCATCGTCAGTGAACCCAGTTACCGATTTGAAGCGCCAGGGGTTGGTGCAATTATTAGGTATTCCATTCAGGACGATCAGCTAAAGGCAACGCTTCCGGTGCAGGTGTCACTTGGAGAGTTTATTGGTGATCTCGAGCTGGAATATGGGTATGACAATGGCATTTATCAAGTGAAGCGAATGACCTTTGTGGAAGATGCCTTGAATTGA
- the aguB gene encoding N-carbamoylputrescine amidase, which translates to MRKVKVAATQMSCSCNVDENIAKADSLVRQAAEKGAQIILLQELFETPYFCQKEKSDYYQYATEMESNKAINHFKKLAKELKVVLPISFYEKKNNARYNSLAVIDADGEVLGRYRKSHIPDGPGYEEKFYFNPGDTGFKVWNTRYGKIGVGICWDQWYPEAARCMALMGAEMIFYPTAIGSEPQDSSIDSKDHWQTCMLGHAASNLMPVIASNRIGVEEDEESKITFYGSSFIAGPQGNKVAEAGRTEETVLVAEFDLDALETQRIEWGIFRDRRPDLYKIITSYDGELMI; encoded by the coding sequence GTGAGAAAAGTAAAAGTGGCAGCGACTCAGATGAGCTGTTCCTGCAACGTGGACGAGAACATTGCCAAAGCGGACTCCTTGGTTAGACAGGCGGCAGAGAAGGGAGCCCAGATCATCCTGCTTCAGGAGCTGTTCGAGACACCTTATTTCTGTCAAAAGGAAAAGTCGGATTACTATCAATATGCCACCGAGATGGAGAGCAATAAGGCGATCAACCACTTCAAGAAGCTGGCCAAGGAGCTGAAGGTTGTGCTCCCGATCAGCTTCTATGAGAAGAAGAACAACGCCCGCTACAATTCCCTGGCTGTTATTGATGCAGACGGAGAAGTGCTTGGCCGTTACCGTAAGAGCCATATTCCCGATGGCCCGGGCTATGAGGAGAAATTCTACTTTAATCCCGGCGACACCGGATTCAAGGTTTGGAACACCCGTTACGGCAAGATCGGCGTCGGCATTTGCTGGGACCAATGGTACCCGGAAGCGGCCCGCTGCATGGCTCTGATGGGTGCAGAAATGATCTTCTATCCGACAGCCATCGGCTCTGAGCCGCAAGATTCCTCCATTGATTCTAAGGATCACTGGCAGACCTGCATGCTGGGGCATGCTGCATCCAATCTGATGCCAGTGATCGCATCCAACCGGATCGGTGTGGAAGAAGATGAGGAATCGAAGATCACCTTCTACGGCTCCTCCTTCATTGCAGGACCGCAAGGCAACAAGGTTGCGGAGGCGGGACGCACCGAAGAGACCGTGCTGGTTGCCGAATTTGATCTGGATGCGCTGGAGACCCAGCGAATTGAATGGGGCATCTTCCGCGACCGCCGTCCGGATCTGTACAAAATTATTACATCCTATGACGGCGAATTGATGATATAA
- a CDS encoding UvrD-helicase domain-containing protein — translation MPSGLFQNRPFGAEGSIPRARLASARTSRELVSAEDRDAGYFRRLEEHGILLNRAQLRAVRHGNGPLLTLAGAGSGKTSVLVCRTGYLIDVRGIQPSSILLVTFSSKAAAEMRERISTLPGLENYNLSGLQARTFHAFFLRFLYSRGLTDEIFAETGRQHLLLKQIMREQGLPQDTYQPETLLSLLSSYKMNLIEVQELPEQTESEREVKRIFQAYEHWKIENGKIDFDDVLLRSYRMLKDEPRQLRWLQDRFRYLMVDEFQDTNLLQYELVKMIAGERRNLMVVGDDDQTIYSFNGARSEFILDFDKEFPDARVITLDINYRSGSAIVGLGNDVIRHNAKRRVKTLQTVREGSAFPKYIRPYTTDKEAEFILEHIEEEVLSGRRSYGDFAVLYRAASNNRAILEQLILRNLPYIDYGDGQLLYQHRIVQPVIDYLRLSLDRRNFLAMESVLPSMYINRNKGMAHILEQEAIRAKKGPLVHLLTLPGLKDFQLAKIKDRLELIRSLRTMKPNEAILHIRTSFYNSYLEADDRGALTMHREMLKELLDELETSAERFSTVAEFIQFVEDLIARTEQNRPKTLREQGNRIALMTIHRSKGLEFPVVFVIGASEGSLPHSSALDADRMKDIHPKLDAGQKGAAALEEERRLAYVAITRAREELFLSSPARYRGKKTDVSRFLLSAFRSAKPGAADGKSGTGGMGGGTARTAASAKMPPAPGARRAAYGSGAEQAQAPARARRTHTVPAWVCSKPGCIAWVRIASDKEARLTHKACPLCKADMHRGTREIPV, via the coding sequence ATGCCATCTGGATTATTTCAAAATAGACCCTTCGGCGCGGAAGGAAGCATCCCCCGCGCACGGCTCGCCTCCGCGCGCACCAGCCGGGAGCTGGTCAGCGCGGAAGACCGGGACGCCGGCTATTTCCGGCGTCTGGAGGAGCACGGTATCCTGCTGAACCGTGCACAGCTCAGAGCGGTCCGCCATGGGAACGGACCGCTGCTCACCCTTGCCGGCGCCGGCTCCGGCAAGACCTCGGTGCTGGTATGCCGCACCGGCTATTTGATTGACGTTCGCGGCATCCAGCCGTCCAGCATTCTGCTGGTGACCTTCTCCAGCAAGGCAGCCGCCGAGATGCGCGAACGGATCAGCACCCTGCCCGGCCTGGAGAATTATAATCTGAGCGGCCTGCAGGCGCGAACCTTTCACGCGTTCTTCCTGCGTTTCCTCTACAGCCGCGGACTAACGGACGAGATCTTCGCCGAGACCGGACGCCAGCATTTGCTGCTCAAGCAAATCATGCGTGAGCAAGGGCTGCCCCAGGATACCTACCAGCCGGAGACGCTGCTCTCCCTGCTTTCTTCCTATAAAATGAACCTCATCGAGGTTCAGGAACTCCCGGAGCAGACAGAGTCCGAGCGAGAGGTAAAGCGAATCTTCCAAGCCTATGAGCACTGGAAAATCGAGAACGGGAAGATCGACTTCGATGATGTCCTGCTCCGCTCCTACCGAATGCTCAAGGATGAGCCGCGTCAGCTGCGGTGGCTGCAGGACCGGTTCCGCTACCTCATGGTGGATGAGTTCCAGGACACCAACCTGCTTCAGTATGAGCTGGTCAAGATGATCGCAGGGGAGCGCCGCAATCTCATGGTCGTCGGAGATGATGATCAGACGATCTATTCCTTCAACGGCGCGAGAAGCGAATTCATCCTCGATTTCGACAAAGAGTTCCCCGACGCGCGGGTCATTACGCTCGATATCAACTACCGGTCGGGCTCCGCCATTGTGGGCCTGGGCAACGATGTGATCCGCCACAATGCGAAGCGCCGGGTGAAGACGCTGCAGACGGTTAGAGAAGGAAGCGCCTTCCCGAAATATATTCGTCCGTATACGACGGACAAAGAGGCGGAGTTCATTCTGGAGCATATCGAGGAGGAGGTTCTGAGCGGACGCCGCAGCTACGGCGACTTCGCCGTACTGTACCGGGCAGCCAGCAACAACCGCGCCATCCTGGAGCAGCTGATCCTGCGGAATCTGCCTTACATTGATTATGGCGACGGACAGCTGCTGTACCAGCACCGGATCGTGCAGCCGGTCATCGACTACCTGCGGCTCTCCCTTGACCGCCGCAACTTCCTGGCCATGGAAAGCGTGCTTCCGTCGATGTACATTAACCGGAATAAAGGCATGGCCCACATTCTGGAGCAGGAGGCCATCCGGGCCAAGAAAGGACCGCTGGTTCACCTGCTGACCCTGCCGGGCCTCAAGGACTTCCAGCTGGCCAAGATCAAGGACCGGCTGGAGCTGATCCGCTCCCTCCGCACCATGAAGCCGAACGAGGCGATTCTTCACATCCGTACCAGCTTCTACAACAGCTACCTGGAGGCGGATGATCGGGGAGCCCTAACAATGCACCGGGAAATGCTCAAGGAGCTGCTCGACGAGCTGGAGACCTCGGCAGAGCGCTTCAGCACGGTGGCCGAGTTCATACAGTTCGTTGAAGACCTCATTGCGAGGACTGAGCAGAACCGGCCGAAGACGCTGCGGGAACAAGGCAACCGGATTGCCCTGATGACGATTCACCGCTCCAAAGGGCTGGAATTCCCGGTCGTCTTCGTCATCGGCGCTTCGGAAGGCAGCCTCCCGCACAGCTCGGCCCTCGATGCGGATCGGATGAAGGATATTCATCCGAAGCTGGACGCCGGGCAGAAAGGCGCAGCCGCGCTTGAAGAGGAACGCCGCCTGGCCTATGTTGCGATTACCCGGGCCCGGGAGGAGCTGTTCCTCAGCTCCCCTGCCCGGTATCGCGGCAAGAAGACCGACGTCTCCCGCTTCCTGCTCTCGGCGTTCCGCTCTGCCAAGCCTGGCGCTGCGGACGGCAAGAGCGGCACGGGCGGCATGGGCGGCGGCACGGCACGAACTGCCGCTTCCGCCAAGATGCCTCCAGCGCCTGGAGCGCGGCGGGCGGCGTATGGGTCCGGGGCCGAGCAGGCTCAAGCCCCGGCGCGGGCGCGCCGGACTCACACCGTGCCGGCCTGGGTCTGCAGCAAGCCGGGCTGCATCGCCTGGGTGCGGATCGCAAGCGACAAGGAGGCCCGGCTCACTCATAAGGCCTGCCCGTTATGCAAGGCCGACATGCACCGCGGAACCCGGGAGATTCCGGTTTAA
- the pepF gene encoding oligoendopeptidase F has product MDKILTRSEVPTAATWNLDDLFVSQEAWEAGLKAVQTEADKLTRFKGRLGESAQLLLECLTEQEALTEQAGKVGAYARLRQSEDGTNPKNLANSAKIGDVLSGIQSSLTFIESEILELPADLIERYFTEEPGLAPFERSLRRLLDTKPHRLSPETEEALASLGEVLGAPYRIYLRGKLSDMTFDDITTREGTKPVSFRLYENKYEMSADTDLRRAAYASFSKSLHGSRHTFAESYATEVKKQVVLSRLRGYSSVTDMLLQPQQVTREMYNNIHDTLLTELAPHMRRLAALKKRELGLDKLMFCDLKAPLDPEFNPSITYEEACSTIREALAVLGPEYDQIVESAFSQRWIDYADNAGKSTGAFCSSIYGVHSYILVTWADNMRGTFTLAHEVGHAGHLMLAARNQRLTNARPSLYFIEAPSTMNELLLADHLLSRAEDKRMRRWIILQLLNTYYHNYVTHLLEAELQRRVYKLAEANEPITADTLSRLKGEVLSEFWGDELELDEGAKLTWMRQPHYYMSLYPYTYAAGLTASTAAAQLIREEGQPAVDRWLQVLKAGGSLTPLELMKLAGVDMTTSEPISRAVAYVGSLVDELEALYN; this is encoded by the coding sequence ATGGACAAAATTCTGACACGTTCCGAGGTGCCTACCGCTGCCACATGGAATTTGGATGACCTGTTCGTCTCTCAGGAGGCTTGGGAGGCCGGCCTGAAGGCTGTACAGACCGAGGCTGACAAGCTGACAAGATTTAAGGGCCGTCTGGGCGAAAGCGCCCAGCTGCTGCTGGAATGCCTGACTGAGCAGGAAGCTCTGACAGAGCAGGCAGGCAAAGTCGGTGCCTATGCGCGTCTCCGCCAGTCTGAAGACGGGACGAACCCTAAGAACCTGGCCAATTCGGCCAAGATTGGGGATGTGCTGTCCGGCATTCAATCGTCTTTGACCTTCATCGAGTCCGAGATTCTGGAGCTGCCGGCAGATTTGATCGAGCGCTATTTTACAGAAGAACCAGGGCTTGCCCCCTTCGAGCGAAGCCTGCGCCGCCTGCTGGACACGAAGCCGCACAGACTGAGCCCGGAGACGGAAGAAGCCTTGGCCTCGCTTGGCGAGGTGCTCGGTGCGCCGTACCGCATCTATCTTCGCGGCAAGCTGTCGGACATGACATTTGACGATATAACGACCCGTGAGGGCACCAAGCCTGTCTCCTTCCGACTGTACGAGAATAAATACGAGATGTCTGCAGATACGGATCTGCGCCGGGCGGCATACGCCTCGTTCAGCAAGTCGCTGCATGGATCGCGGCATACTTTTGCGGAGAGCTATGCTACAGAAGTAAAGAAACAGGTCGTTCTGTCCCGCCTCCGCGGATACAGCTCGGTCACAGATATGCTGCTTCAGCCGCAGCAGGTTACTCGGGAGATGTATAACAATATCCACGATACGCTCCTCACGGAGCTGGCACCGCATATGCGCAGACTGGCCGCGCTCAAGAAGCGGGAGCTGGGCCTGGATAAGCTGATGTTCTGCGATCTCAAAGCGCCGCTCGATCCGGAGTTTAACCCGTCCATTACGTATGAGGAGGCCTGCTCCACCATTCGGGAGGCTCTCGCGGTATTGGGTCCCGAGTACGATCAAATTGTAGAGTCCGCCTTCTCCCAGCGATGGATTGACTATGCCGATAACGCCGGTAAATCCACGGGCGCTTTCTGCTCGTCCATCTATGGCGTGCACTCCTACATCCTGGTTACCTGGGCCGACAATATGCGCGGCACCTTTACGCTCGCGCACGAAGTAGGCCATGCCGGTCACCTGATGCTGGCAGCCCGCAACCAGCGCCTGACCAATGCCCGTCCGTCTCTGTACTTCATTGAGGCGCCGTCGACTATGAACGAGCTATTGCTCGCCGATCATCTGCTGTCCCGCGCCGAAGACAAGCGAATGCGCCGCTGGATCATTTTGCAGCTGCTGAACACCTATTATCACAATTATGTAACTCACCTGCTGGAGGCCGAGCTGCAGCGCAGGGTCTACAAGCTTGCTGAAGCAAATGAACCGATTACGGCCGATACGCTGTCGAGACTGAAGGGCGAGGTGCTCTCGGAGTTCTGGGGCGACGAGCTGGAATTGGATGAAGGAGCTAAGCTGACCTGGATGAGACAGCCTCATTATTACATGAGCCTGTACCCTTACACCTATGCAGCCGGTCTTACCGCTTCTACCGCAGCGGCCCAGCTGATCCGTGAAGAGGGCCAGCCAGCTGTAGACCGCTGGCTTCAGGTGCTCAAGGCGGGAGGCAGCTTGACACCGCTTGAGCTGATGAAGCTGGCGGGTGTCGATATGACTACCTCTGAGCCGATCTCCCGGGCTGTGGCGTATGTAGGCTCTCTCGTGGATGAGCTCGAAGCCTTGTATAACTAA
- a CDS encoding GNAT family N-acetyltransferase, producing MRETIQEGNGFVMREDGEAVAEVTYIPQGDALVIDHTFVSEALRGQKVGEELIKRVVEHARESDMLVVPACAYAHALFKRHKEYGDVWKK from the coding sequence ATGAGAGAGACTATTCAAGAGGGCAACGGCTTTGTGATGAGGGAAGACGGCGAGGCTGTCGCTGAGGTGACCTATATTCCGCAAGGCGATGCCCTTGTGATTGACCATACCTTTGTCTCTGAGGCATTGCGGGGGCAGAAGGTCGGGGAAGAATTGATTAAGCGCGTAGTGGAGCATGCTAGGGAATCGGACATGTTGGTGGTCCCGGCTTGCGCCTATGCCCATGCGTTGTTTAAGCGGCATAAAGAGTATGGTGACGTCTGGAAAAAGTAG